From a region of the Daphnia pulicaria isolate SC F1-1A chromosome 1, SC_F0-13Bv2, whole genome shotgun sequence genome:
- the LOC124343995 gene encoding blastula protease 10-like — MLVLTLFLTVITVQFIVFMIASFPLYVLTNRISPTKKSNLLLERIDGAIPTLPITTFCNVTNDCGECRALTDESGLIESQHFPNEYSGNLSCLFTIKAPIGKNVQLKFTEFNVNQCCDFITVFDGLANPLRVGLNGYEIPAALTSPSNQLIVKFSSNNNIDSPIDALSNTSSTDLGPARWQAMYTFV, encoded by the exons ATGTTGGTGTTAACTTTGTTCCTAACAGTCATCACCGTACAG ttCATTGTATTTATGATAGCGTCTTTCCCGCTGTACGTTTTGACCAACCGGATATCTCCAACCAAAAAATCGAATCTTTTATTGGAAAGAATCGACGGGGCTATACCTACTCTACCCATCACTACCTTTTGCAATGTTACCA ACGATTGCGGGGAGTGTCGAGCCTTGACAGACGAAAGCGGCCTAATCGAATCTCAACATTTCCCCAACGAATACAGCGGGAATTTGAGTTGCCTTTTCACCATTAAGGCGCCGATAGGAAAGAATGTCCAGTTAAAGTTCACCGAGTTCAACGTGAACCAATGCTGCGATTTCATCACC GTCTTCGACGGATTAGCCAATCCACTCCGGGTGGGCCTGAACGGTTACGAAATTCCCGCCGCTCTGACCTCTCCGTCCAATCAGCTGATAGTCAAGTTCTCTTCCaataataatattgacagTCCTATTGACGCTTTGAGTAACACATCGTCGACCGACTTGGGGCCTGCAAGGTGGCAGGCGATGTATACCTTCGTGTGA
- the LOC124343150 gene encoding ovochymase-2-like, with translation MLLLAFFQATLLVEIFVFLFFFFPSIVVYEKMTKRLSQSNAFGTAIGSCVPDPGCGVCRSMTTEGGTIESLNFPNEYPPDLNCLFTIESPSYTTIQLTFTTFNVENCCDFVSVFDGTSDPLQVGLNGYTLPDKSTSTGTKMTIKFTTNSDNAQVPPANAPGRWQATYTFQGSQNRFILSDDEMKNQTALNEL, from the exons ATGCTTCTCCTCGCGTTCTTCCAGGCGACTCTTCTTGTGGAG ATCTTTGTAttcctatttttcttcttcccgtcGATTGTCGTTTACGAGAAAATGACGAAGAGATTGAGTCAGAGCAACGCGTTTGGTACAGCCATCGGATCTTGTGTTCCTGATC CTGGATGTGGAGTTTGCCGAAGTATGACAACAGAAGGCGGTACTATCGAATCGTTGAACTTTCCGAACGAATACCCGCCAGATTTGAACTGCCTCTTTACAATTGAATCGCCTTCGTACACAActattcaattgacttttacTACATTCAACGTGGAAAACTGTTGCGACTTTGTCTCC GTTTTCGACGGGACCAGTGATCCACTTCAAGTCGGCCTAAACGGCTACACTCTTCCGGATAAATCGACGTCGACGGGCACCAAGATGACAATCAAGTTCACCACCAATTCTGATAACGCCCAAGTGCCACCGGCGAACGCACCGGGCCGATGGCAGGCCACTTACACGTTCCAAGGTTCCCAAAATCGCTTCATTCTTTCAGATgacgaaatgaaaaatcaaacagCACTTAACGAACTATAG